GCGGCTGGCGGGCGCGGTCGACGGCGTGAACATCAAGCTGGCCAAGTGCGGCAGCCTGCGCGAGGCGGTGCGCATCGTCCACGCGGCGCGGGCGCACGGGATGAGCGTGATGATCGGCTGCATGGTCGAGTCCACCGTGGGCATCGCGGCGGCGGTGCAGCTCGCGCCGCTGGTGGACTACGCCGACCTGGACGGCGCCGCGCTCCTGGCGAACGACCCGTTCAGCGGCCCCGGCCTGGCGGACGACGGGAGCCTGCGCTTCAACGACGACCCGGGGCTCGGCGTCACGCGCGCGTAGCCCATTCCTTTCCGGAAGATCGCCGAAACGGAAGCGGCCGCTCACCCACCGGGGTGCGGCCGCGTCTCGTCCGGTCACCGCCGCGGCGTCAGACCTCGCAGGAGATGTCGAAGGAGGGACAGAAGGACTTCGTCGCCGGGCAGCTGTCGGTCTTGGAATACGGGCATACCGCGTGGTCCTCGTGCGCGTCGACGGTGCCCCGGAGGGTGTGTCCGTCGCCAGTGTCGAACGAGGTGACGGACAGGTTCTCGAGGTCCAGCGAGAGCTTGCGGATCATGGTGCCTCCTGCGTGAAGGTGTGTCGGCGCGTTCTCGAAGGGACTTCCCGTGCACGCCGCGCACCCAGTATAACGCATCCACCCCGGGCGTGCACACCTTCTTCACGGCCGGGGCGGCGAGGTCATCCTTCCTCGCGGCAGGACACGTCGAACGAAGCGCAGGTGTGGAGCGTGGCCGGGCAGGAGAACGGCTCGGACCACCGGCACGGCTGCTTGGCCTCGTGCGCGTTCACCGTTCCCAGCGCCTCCGCGGAGGTGCCGGTGCGGAACGACGTGACGGCGAGCGCGTCTAGGTCCAGCGTGAGCTTGCGGTTCATCTTGATTCTCCCTGTGAAGCGGGATCGATGGACGTGCGGAGCGGTCAGGCGTCCGCGCGGCAGGAGATGTCGAACGACGCGCAGGTGTGGATGGTGTAGCAGCTCTGCGGATACCCGGCGCTGGGGCACGGGATCTTGTCGTGCGCCTGCACCGTCCCGCGCGCTTCCACGGCGCCGCCGGTGCCGAACGACGTCACCGAGAGCGCGTCCACGTTCAGCGTGAGCTTGCGGTTCATCTTCCCTCCACGAACTGAGGTGGGCGGTCCGCCCCTCGCCGCGAGGGGCGGACCGGTGCATTGGGACCTCCGAGGATAACAGCCTGTCTCTCCACGGCGCAATCAGCGCTGCCGAATCTTCATCCCCACTTCACCTGCCCGCCAGGCTCAGCAGAGGTTGGTGGTGCAGGTGTTCCGGGTGTTGCAGGCGCCGTACGGATCGCACGTGGTGAGCGTCAGCCCGAAGGCGTGGCGGTTCGCCGTGCCGTGCGGCGAGGCGTCCACGCGCTCCGTGGGGAACGACGCGACTTCGAGGGCGTTGGGATCGAGCGACAGCTTGCGGTCCATCATGGCCTCCAGAACGATGGGTGATTTCCCCGCGCGCGGATGGCGGGAAGAGTTGGCGACAATTCAAGGCACAAAAAGCGAACCTCGTTTGCAAAGCGATGGCATCGCACCCCCGCGTGTTCCGGATCGGCGGAGATCCATCATCGTTCCACCTCCTCGCCGGCCCTGCCCCGCCTTGCCCGCGATGTTAGCTTTTCGGCCGTTCCCTATCCCCTGTCCCCTATGCCCTGTCCCCCAGGCTTGTACGTAGACGTCGCGCTCCCGCTGCCGCCACCGCGGACCTTCACCTACCGCGTGCCCGACGCCCTGCGCGCGCAGGCGCGGCCGGGCGCGCGGGTGCTGGTGCCGTTCGGCAGCCGCGAGCGCATCGGGTGGATCGACCGCGTCTCGGACCCGGCGACGATCGGCGACCCGGAGAAGGTGAAGCCGATCCTGGGCGTGCTGGACGGGGCACCCAGCGTGACGCCCGCGGTGCTGCGCCTCTGCCGCTGGATCGCGGGCTACTACCTGTCGCCGCTGGGGCAGGTGATCCGCACCGCGCTCCCGGCGGGGCTCACCGACTCGTCCACCGACTACCTGCAGCTGACGGGGGACCCGGCGCCGGGGCGCGACCTGGGGCAGCAGGAGCTGAAGCTGGTGGAATGGCTGCGCGGGAGGGACGGGCCGCAGGCGGTCGCGCGGCTGCGGCGGGAGATGGGCGACCGGGTGTGGTGGCCCACCATCCGGCGGCTGGAGGAGATCGGGCTGGTGCGGGTGATGACGGAGGGCCCGCGCGTGGAGCCGCCGGTGCGCACCCGCCGCGTGCTGCGCGTGCGCGAGCTTCCCAGCCTGCTGGAGCGCGACCGCATCTTCGCGCGCGCCGCCCGCCAGCGCGAGGCGTTCGAAACGGTGGAGGCGATGGGCGGCGCGGCCGACGTGCCGCATCTGGTCAACGAGCTCGGCTTCACCTACACCATCCTGAACGCGCTGGTGAAGAAGGAGGTGGCCGACATCGCCGAGGAGGAGGTGTCGCGCGACCCGTACGCCGGCGTGGAGGCCGGCGCCGCGCCCCAGCACCGCCCCACGCCCGCGCAGACGTCCGTCATCCGCCGGCTGGTCGAGGCGACCCGGACGGAGAAGCCGGGGACCTTCCTGCTGCGCGGCGTCACCGGCTCGGGAAAGACGCTGGTCTACATCGAGCTGTTGCGCGAAGTGGTGGAGCGGCAGGGGAAGACGGCCATCGTCCTGGTCCCCGAGATCGCGCTGACGCCGCAGACGGTGGGGCGCTTCAAGGCCGTGTTCGGCGACCGGGTGGCCGTTCTCCACTCCGCGCTGTCGGACGGCGAGCGGTACGACGAGTGGCGGTCATTGAGATCGGGAGAGAAGCGGATCGTGGTGGGCGCGCGCTCGGCCATCTTCGCCCCGCTCCCCGACCTGGGCGCCATCGTGGTGGACGAGGAGCACGAGAGCTCGTACAAGCAGGGCGAGGCGCCGCGCTACCACGCCCGCGAGGTGGCCGTCGTGCGGGCGACC
This genomic interval from Longimicrobium sp. contains the following:
- the priA gene encoding primosomal protein N'; its protein translation is MYVDVALPLPPPRTFTYRVPDALRAQARPGARVLVPFGSRERIGWIDRVSDPATIGDPEKVKPILGVLDGAPSVTPAVLRLCRWIAGYYLSPLGQVIRTALPAGLTDSSTDYLQLTGDPAPGRDLGQQELKLVEWLRGRDGPQAVARLRREMGDRVWWPTIRRLEEIGLVRVMTEGPRVEPPVRTRRVLRVRELPSLLERDRIFARAARQREAFETVEAMGGAADVPHLVNELGFTYTILNALVKKEVADIAEEEVSRDPYAGVEAGAAPQHRPTPAQTSVIRRLVEATRTEKPGTFLLRGVTGSGKTLVYIELLREVVERQGKTAIVLVPEIALTPQTVGRFKAVFGDRVAVLHSALSDGERYDEWRSLRSGEKRIVVGARSAIFAPLPDLGAIVVDEEHESSYKQGEAPRYHAREVAVVRATIEGAVCLLGSATPSLESWANAQAGKYTLLELPERVGGQPMPPIRIVDLRAERKRQRDSSGPMQDRGPVILSDLLVTAIGQRIARGEQTILLLNRRGYANFVQCRECGMVWQCPNCNVSLTYHRRRARLTCHYCLHEEPSPGHCAACGSKDLSFKGVGTEQVERTVAETFPSARIARMDVDTTSGKWSHHEILGRVERREVDILMGTQMIAKGLDFPNVTLVGVINADVGINLPDFRATERTFQLMTQVAGRAGRGPKGGEVFIQTALPTHYAVAAATEHDFVTFAEKELETRREPRYPPFTRLVNVVVSGLEEEATQEAATAAGEWVAGLLESRRVRDVTLTGPAPSPIDRIRGRWRWHFLLRSDHADTLGKVSRFFWERWHPRSPKAADIRVIIDRDPVQLL